Part of the Eleginops maclovinus isolate JMC-PN-2008 ecotype Puerto Natales chromosome 3, JC_Emac_rtc_rv5, whole genome shotgun sequence genome is shown below.
tcatgtttgtttttaatcgatgttttgtttatatgtaaatattataaaatcCTTTACAATCTATTCAGCCTATAGAAACACAGTATggtcatccatccatccaacacTTGTCTCGTATAgattattttgttcttttaattaCGTTCATTGGTAtttttgtacttgttttttttcaaatatctgtGCGcatctgtctttttgtttttgatcctAGCTTTTACATCTACTTCTGTGCAAACTGAGAACAATGAAAACTATTACAATCCTTTGTATGTTTACGCATACTTGGCCAATGAAGGTGATGGTGATACATCCTGAGAACCATTTACTCCACAAATTGATATAAAATTTAAATAGGACATCaagctaaaaataataatatacaatacAGACTTTGGTGAAAGTTAAAACTTACTCATGACTACCTGTTTGTACCATCTTCTGGATATTGCAGTTGGCAactttgaatgaaaaatgaaaggaaaacaaatgattaCACTTAAGGTTTATTCATTgctgaaatataatcaactacTGACTTATCAGTAAATAATGTAATAGAAATCTACTAAAACTATATTTtcttaagaagaaaaaaaaagcaaggcTTGACAGGGGTATGAACATTtcatgtgaataaagtgacatgattaacttaaaatgtaattttgttgcaggaaaaaaaacaaggtgtGACCGTAATAATATGATTGCAACTCAGCAAAAAGTAAAAGGGGTTAAGTATAAGATTGGCATGAAGACTGATTGGgttacacacataaatacatggaatattacatttgtttctaATATAATAGGTCCTTGTTTTTAACACACGTGAAGTACAGTAGAAATAATCACTGCTAAAAAGAGCATACAAATAACATGAGATAAACATGTGTTACAGTCCACTTGTTTGACCTGTTTTCAATCTCTTGGTATAAAAGCTAGGAATATCTCAAATAAAAGAAGTAAAGTGAACATACTAAGCAAGGCTTTTTGAAAGATTCTTCATTTTGGCAGGAGAGGGATCCTTGAAATGCTAATTACCAGCAACTTTGACAATTTAACTATATGTGATTCCATCACTAGGGAATATAGATTAACCTTCAAATCAAGTTTAACACTACAAACTCCTGGGATATACTGAATAAACCATCACATACTGTAGGAGTGATTTCACAACCTCAGCTAAAAACTTGACCAGAGAACAAACATGCACTGACAAACTATCAACAAAGGTCTTTGTCCTCATGTCCCTACTCCTAATAAAtgcactttacattttaaaaaatcctctAAGTGAACAACAACAAGACAAAGTACACAGCAGAGACGTTTATCATACAGCAAGAGGTGAAGCAGGGAGTCTAGTTATGGGGAAAGAGATACATTAGCAGGTCATTTCACTTAAACTTGTCTAGTTACTGCACAGTGTCAGCCAAGCATAGTGTCAATGCACTTAAGGGGTTAATGAACCTATGGAAACAGTCACATCTTTGAAAACCTCTTCCAATATAACCTGGAAGAATTTCTGGTGATATTTTATAGGATGCTCTACAGTAGTTGTTAACACACGCATTCTAATAGTAAGCAGAATAGATGTCAACAGAGACACGAGGATGACTCCTAAAAGGCAACATTTACCTTTTCAAGTCCCTTTTTTTCACCCCCATCCCATTTAAGCACTgcaatctctctctctggtttGCCTCTTTTCAGTTACCAGGATGCTCAGTATCGGTATGGTCCCTGTATGTATGGCATCTCCTCCTGACCCTCTCGGGTCTCTCTCACTCCTGCTCTTTTTGATAGCTTCAGCCTGTTGGCGTCTCCTCGTTGCAGTCCTTTAGCCCTGCGGCGGCAGGACACCTTGTGCCTGTAGAGCAGTGTAGCATTCCAGAAGCGAGTGGAGCAGCGTCGGCAAGAGAAAGTCCCTTTGGCACGATGGACGGCCCGATGAATAAAGGCTGCCAAAGGCCTGTGAGACTGCTTCCCACATACACGGCACCTTAGTCGCTCTTGAGTGGTCGAGGCTTTTTGTGGGTGTTTAACTGCCATGTGGACTAGCATTCCCGCTTTACGGGAAAACACAGAATTGGGGCATATAGGGCAGCCAAAACGTTTAATTGGGACTTTGAGAGATGAGAGGATCTGCACCTTCATTCCCCCGGTATTGACAAGCTTATAGCCACCTCCACCTGATCCTTCGCCCCGTCTAATAGTCAAACGAAGAGagccttgttttttattagacTTCCCTCTTATTGTACAACttatctttctcttctttttgctTTCATCCAATTTGACTAAGTCTTGGGATTCGCATTTATTTTCCCTCCAATCTCTCCTGtcggactttttttttttcttcttttgtcgTCTCATTTCATCATCTGACAACTGGACGCTGCAGTCAAAGTTTTGCTGGGACTGGGTACCTgactgatgatgaagatgatggtgGTGGgaaatatgatgatgatgatgcagaTGATGATGCTCAGTGGAGGGCAGCTCGGTGAGGGGCTGGAACGGGGCTGTGGTGTGGAGCGTACGGCTACGGGATCCAGCTGGATATATGTGCTCTCCTTTTACCCCAGCTGGGGAATGCGGGTGCTGAGGGGCCATGATTGTAGAGTTTGGCGGCAGAGGCTGTGAGTAGGATGGAGCATTAGAGGCTGAGGATTGGGCTGCAGCATCATAAAAGAGGGGAGAGTAACCAGCTGGTGGTTGCGGGGGTGGCTGTTGGTGGCTATGAGTGACGACACTAAGACCCTGCCCTCCATGGCCTTCAGAGGAAGGAGCCATCTGTAGCAGGGTATTGGTGGCAGCCTCACTCTCTGATGTTGACTGATTAACATCACTTACACCTCTGTTGTCTACAGACCCACTGCTGCCTTCTTGTGAGTTAGGTGCTTCAGAGCGGGTTATACCATGCTGTGACTGCCTATGTCGGGTGAGGCTGTTAGCGTAAGCAAACGCTTTCCCACATACCTCACAGCAGAACAGCTTTTCACCCCCACCTTCATGAACCGTCTGGTGATGGGCAGTCAAATGGAAGTGGTGGCGGAAAGACTTCCAACATATAGCACATGTGTAGAGTCGAGGTGGAGGTTGGGGCTGCTGATGCGGTGGAGGCTGTGTCTGGGGGTTGGTGTCTTGAGGTTTGACGTCTTGATGATAGGAGTAATATGAGGAGGTGCTTGGTGCTTGGTTCTGGCTCCTGTCTTGGGCCACGCTACATTGAGGGTTTGGGTTAAAGCTGTTGAGGTTCTCCGCAGCTGGTGTTGTGGGCACCTCTTCCAGCTCCCCCTTCTGGTGGAGTTTGCTGTGCCTCCTGAGGCTCTGGGAGTAACCAAACTCTTTCCCACAGATGCTGCATTTGTAATTCTTTGCCCCAGAGTGCACTGTTTGATGCTTGCTGAGGTGAAAAGCCTCTCTAAAATACTTTCCACAAACAGTGCAGTGATGGGGCTTCTCTCCAGTATGGATGCGGTCATGCCTGCGCAGGGTCTCGCGACGTGCAAAACCCTTGCCACAAACACTGCAGAGGTGAGTGCGTGGGAGGCCACTGGGCCCCATTCTTGGGGTGTATTGCCTACGTTTGGGGGGTTGACCACCAGCTGCAGGATCTTTTTTAGCTCTTGGTTTGCGTGGACGTTTTGGTTTGGCGGTAAGATTCTGTTGGTTGCTGCTCATGGCATCCTGGCTACCACCACCTCTGAAATTCTTATCCATACCAGATGTTGATGAAGGTGAGCCAAGAGGACCTAAACCAAGACCACCTAGAAGACCTCCTATGATGTCTCCCCTATCATCCCCTCTATTTCCGCTGTTACTA
Proteins encoded:
- the si:dkeyp-69b9.6 gene encoding Krueppel homolog 1, coding for MFQFGKYNLDIIEMLSGHQAHQFKGLGLDRQLQHQQQVQLHQHQLQQQQQQQAESSGALLSGLGLGPLQGSRGYHDDHRSQGNPSPCYSGASPCGSGMAGPALRKAPLAPTLHPHSQSHNQHHQQQQQPHLPLSSLLDDSEDDVTSSVNNAISAITAASNSGNRGDDRGDIIGGLLGGLGLGPLGSPSSTSGMDKNFRGGGSQDAMSSNQQNLTAKPKRPRKPRAKKDPAAGGQPPKRRQYTPRMGPSGLPRTHLCSVCGKGFARRETLRRHDRIHTGEKPHHCTVCGKYFREAFHLSKHQTVHSGAKNYKCSICGKEFGYSQSLRRHSKLHQKGELEEVPTTPAAENLNSFNPNPQCSVAQDRSQNQAPSTSSYYSYHQDVKPQDTNPQTQPPPHQQPQPPPRLYTCAICWKSFRHHFHLTAHHQTVHEGGGEKLFCCEVCGKAFAYANSLTRHRQSQHGITRSEAPNSQEGSSGSVDNRGVSDVNQSTSESEAATNTLLQMAPSSEGHGGQGLSVVTHSHQQPPPQPPAGYSPLFYDAAAQSSASNAPSYSQPLPPNSTIMAPQHPHSPAGVKGEHIYPAGSRSRTLHTTAPFQPLTELPSTEHHHLHHHHHISHHHHLHHQSGTQSQQNFDCSVQLSDDEMRRQKKKKKKSDRRDWRENKCESQDLVKLDESKKKRKISCTIRGKSNKKQGSLRLTIRRGEGSGGGGYKLVNTGGMKVQILSSLKVPIKRFGCPICPNSVFSRKAGMLVHMAVKHPQKASTTQERLRCRVCGKQSHRPLAAFIHRAVHRAKGTFSCRRCSTRFWNATLLYRHKVSCRRRAKGLQRGDANRLKLSKRAGVRETREGQEEMPYIQGPYRY